A region of the Arachis hypogaea cultivar Tifrunner chromosome 15, arahy.Tifrunner.gnm2.J5K5, whole genome shotgun sequence genome:
AAATAATAAAGAGTTATATTATTTATGttcattcttttttatatatagaataaGTTCACTTTTCTTTCctatctaataataaaaaagagcAAATTGACtctgtgaataaaaaaaaatgaacaaaacaATCATTTCTCTCAATATAAAATTGAAAATGTCAACTacttgaaaaaaagaaaagggaacAGCCTCAAGGATATTTTTGTGGTGGATCACAAATgaaaaaaactactgaaaaaaacATCTCACGTGCATTATAAAATCTGGAACCATGGTCTGAACTCTGAACTCGATCTCAATAAGCATATTGGAGAATGAAGTACCTGAAATCCATGGTTGGATGGAAGGAAAAGCAACCAAAGAAGATGAAGAGACAACATGTCATTACTTTGTCTACATTGAATAGTGCAAATAGGTACCAAGGTTGAACATTTAGTTTCAGTTTCGGGAGACATACACTTGATATATCTATTTTATAATTGCTTAAAATAGTGAAACTTTTAAAATACTTTTGTGTTTGGTATAGAGTTTAGGCCATGTTGGTGTATGgttcaaattaaataatagtgCATAGTGCCTAGTGCATGAACCTAACATGTCTGGCCTACTATTTCTTCAGCAACCGAACAGAGTGGTTTTCAGATTTTGAAAACAAACTCCAAAAGCAAGTTTTCTTTGAGTGTCTGCTCTGTGTCTTTGATTATATCTTATCTATCTACATATCTAGTCAACATATGGAATTTATTATAAactattattcttttttctttatgtagTTAGAATAATTATGGCTTGAAACCTTTTTGATAAATCAAGACTAATATGGCTCAGCATTTTGAATTTATGattgtctatacttttctttggcTATAATGATTAACAATACTTTGAACATAGAGAATAGCTACAGCTAAGGAGTTTATTGATAAATTAAAGTTGATAAGTAAagtacatattttatatttgaaagACTATACAAGTAAAAATTAGATTGATCACcctttaagaataattaaaattatttatgtatttatactcTATGGTCTAAAACTTTTGTTGATAATATAGTATTCAATTACATGATGATCAAGTGATTTAGGATGATTTGATATTTGCTTGTCTTTATTAATTCTTCTCTATGAATTGATAGACAATTCGCTGAGTTATTATGTCTGTGTGTCGAACATTTTTCGGACACAACTCATCGACCTCGTTTGATATGCGTGTCTATTGTATCCAATCATGtcttgataaaaaattaaaaagtattctTTAAATAAGTTTAGAAAtaagatatattattatttattaaaataacaaatattttaaatactttatataattaaaaaaatattaaaatatcattataatttatctaaaaaatattttatattttatatatataccgtatttctgtattttataaaattttaaaattcgtatatccgtatattttatattatatcgtGTCCTATATCCGTGTCAGTGTCCGTACATCTATGATTCTTCTAAATAAAATTTGAGTAAAGGACAAATCCGTCTCTGACCTTTTTttccgcggacattttcgtcctcgAGGTTTGGAAAATACTTTAATGTTCCTGACCCTCCGAAAAAGTGGACATATTTACCCCTCCGTTAGAGTCGCTCCGTTTGCCCTGACGGAAAACGGTGACGTGGCTCCGGTGGCGCTGACCTGGCCGTTACGGGCTGCCACGTGGGATGGACTTTTGAAAAGAGGACGTATTAGTCCCCAGGAACCAAAACGTCGCCGTTTCTCCCCCATCCCCAATCTATGAAATCTTTGATCATAATCCTTCGAATGCAGTGTGAAGGTGAAGCGGGTGAAGGAAGAATGGGAGCATTCCGACCCATGGCATCCGACGGAGCTCGGCCACAAGTCCGACGGCCAGACCATCGAGTGGCTCCTTCGCCAGGCCGAGCCCTCAATCATCGCCACCACCGGAACCGGAACCACTCCCACCAGCTTCTCCTCCGTTTCCGTCTCCGTACGCGGCGGTGCTGgctctctctcttctccttcctcaACCTCCGCATCGTCTTCGCTCGACCACAAGCCCTTGCTCGCTCCCACTCCCTTCATACTCGGCAAGTGCATACACACTGACGACAACGCTTCCGCCAAGGACGACGACGTCTCCGTGGGCCCGCCGTGGGGTCCTTAGTGATTACTATTTCAGATAAAGCTGAGATTTTTTCTATGTGCTGCTTCTAAGCTTTTGCCTTTTTGTAAATTGGTATCTCTGTGCTCCAAAGTTAAATTCTTTCCAGTTGATGGTAAAGTTATTGGCTTTTTGGTGAAGTTTCTTTCATAAAGTCTGAAAATTTTGTGTTTGTTGAGGAGGATTTGGATTTTGGGGGGAATGAAATCAAGTTTAGTTGTGAAAGGGAGGGTTTAGATGAGGTGTGTATTTAGATGAGAAAGGTATTCGATCCTCTCACTGGAAATTGGCGCTCTATCACCAGCATAAGAACCAATATGGCATCTTATGATGCAGCAGTTCTCAACGGAAAGCTTCTCGTCAAGGAAGGCTGGTTATGGCCCTTTATGTCTCTCCAAGGGGACAAGTCTATGATCCCAGAACAGATAATTGGAAAAACATGGTTGTTGGACTTAGAGAAGGCTGGACCGGTTCAAGTGTCGTTGTTTATGGCCACTTGTTTGTTGTCTCTGAGCTCGAAAGAATGAAGCTAAAGGTCTATGACACGGAAACAGACTCCTGGGATGCCATAGATGGCCCCCCTTTGCCTGAGCAAATATGCAAGCCTTTTGCTATCAATGCTTGCGATTGCCATATTTATGTCGTGGGCCGAAATTTTCATGTTGCTGTTGGTCATATCTCTAGACTGCTTCCAGACGAAAATTCTGACAAAAAATGGAGTTTCAGTGTTCGGTGGCATGTAATCGATGCACCAGAGAGTTTATCTGATCTCACTCCTTCAAGCTCTCATGTGCTGTttgtataatttttcttattctcTCATATCCGTTTTCTCCATATGCAATTTCTGGTAAGTTGCTGATTCTATTTGAGAGTGTAACAATTTTTCCAGAATTATAAGGAGTTCttacatgttcttcataaattgcaCAATTTGGACTGGTTGAATTGTGAACCGAGCCTGTGAAATTGAATTTGTGCTCTGTTGTTGGTGAATATGTCGCTGAATTGCTTGTTGAATCTGAATTTGCTTAGACTCCTGCCTCTCATTTTTCTTGAAATTTCGCTGATGTTGCTGCGATTTGTTACTCTGTTGATTCTTTGTTTATGTATTTTGGATGCATTGCTGATGATTCTGGAATTGCAGAACTGGAAGTGCTGAATTTGCTGCTTCTGGATTTGGTGAAGTATTGTTGATTGGAAATGCAGAAGGGGATTAAAGTGTGTTTGGAGGGGGTGGGggagaaacggcgtcgttttggggTGAAAGGACTAATATGTCCTCTTTTCAAAAGTCCATCCCACGTGGCAGCCCGTAACGGTCAGGTTAGTACCACAGGAGCTACGTCACCGTTTTCCGTCAGGACAAATGAAGTGACTCTAACGGATGAGTAAATATGTCCACTTTTTCAGAAAGTCAGGAACATTAATGTATTTTTCAAACCTCGAAGACAAAAATATCTGCAGAAAAAAAGATTAGGAACGAATTTGTCCTTTACTCAAATTTTAAGTGTTGTGATAAGATGCATGTCTCATGTATGCATGTCTCAAATTACAAAGCTAAAGAAACTTTGCATGATGggcttattaattaattaatatataaatttattcatgtgcttttatccaaatattttaagAGAGATGATTATTTACGAGGCAATTATATAACAAGTATGCCAAAGCTCCCTTCTCGCCAATCTGCATTCGCATTAAAATTAGAATGAATGCTACTGTGTTTATCACATTGtacttaaattattaaaaaaataaataaataatatttaataaattttatataatttattttttattttaaatattttattttttattttaaaaaataaattaagtaatttaaacatcataataaaaataccataaaactcACCTAAAATTAATCTAAATCACAATATTCAATACAATAATTAGTCCTTGGACCATGCGTTTCTCATATTAATTTATAAGAGTAATGCTAgagagttattttttttttagccaaggtcaactaattttttaaaattattttaatttgttttgagttttaaattttaaatcatatatttttaaataattaaaaactttgaaaaaaaattaatattaattaattaaaaattattttttttaatttttttctatctaaagcatttttttaaatttttttggtcaATTATCCCCTTCTCTCCCCCGACCAATTGTAGCGTTTagccaataataattaataggtTCTAGGCTATATAATGACGATAGGATCATGTTCATTATTATTAGACGATAAGGATGGGAGCATATTAGATAGGGAAAAAtgttagaatttattaattttagttattaatttaattttttatttgattaatttaataatatattttaatttatattttaatattaataattagaaataataaataCTGATAACTCTATTATATTTTCTTAGATAATAATGTAGTAAATAAACAAagatttaaaaaacataaaaattagttgATTATTTGCTGAAGAAATAGAAGTTAGTTCTCAATTTAttgattactttttatttttctaaattttatctCTAAATTATTCACCTAGatcataatattaaaataattatttacatacCTAGTGAAATGAGCATCCAATAATATATTCATTGTTcagtttaatattttcattgtctacctatactttttttttaatattggacTGAAATTGGTGTAATCCACTAAAATGgccaaaaatttgtgtttgataccGTTGTAGAAATTTTTTATGACTACAGAAAAACGTCACTGCCATTTTTCCATCCACATTACTATTATCTTCGACAAAATATCGGCGACATTTTGCACAAAACGTCAATAACATTTTTTGTGGATGGTTAACACGTGGTTGACAAACTCTCTCTTTtcaatgtaaaatttttttattctaataagtaGCAAccatcttttctttttcatttcttcttttttttctttttgattttataaaatgaCTCTTATCATGGTCATTCTTACcccaccaaaaataaataaacttacaAAAAACAAGTAAAACGACAATACCATACTCACCCGTCCCCACAACTAAACCAAAGTCATTCAGCTAAATACTTATATGCATTGGTTCTTGCTTTGTTTTTTAAAACTGAAagtgtgaaaaaaatttaattaataaaatatatattaaaatataaaatatatattaaaaataaattaaataatatatattttatataataattaatttaatagttaagtTTTTAGCAGGCAGCTAATATTTTTATTCCCATTCTGGCTCTAGCCATGGTCTTAGCTTGAACTATGTCCCCACTGATCATAACAACTTGCACTGAAAAAATACAGAATATTCAAGTAGTTAATGATTTACTAGAAGATTATGAAAAGCCCACCATATCCAACAAAAAACATAGGAAACCCAATGCTATGATTGGAAGAGTAGTTTCAGGGCTTATTATTCTACATCAGTACTTTCCCATGCATGTGAACTTTAGTGGTTAACTTGTCAATATTTTCCTTCCTGTAAAgagattcttttcattttttttgtcttctttctTTCACTCAATTACCATTTTCAGTtatacaataattatatattaatcaaTGCCTAATCCCTTGTCCTTGTATATATATTAAGGAGACATCTAAACGACATTATATATACTGGTGTTGACTGCTGATTACTGATTAGCaacctaatttaatttgatgaagTCCTTAATAACTATTTATTCAAGTTGAAGAAATGTGGTGGAAAACAGTTCCAATCAGACTAAGAATGTTGGACGCATGTGACTATCACAAATTAAACCATTTTTTATCTTGATATTGTATAGCAGTGTGTGAAAACTGAAAAATACACATATTGAATAGAAGTatttaacagaaaattaaaaattgacaataaattatatttttatggataataaaaaatatttttctacgaTACGTTTtctataaattatacttttttgaataaaaaatattttcttctacaaTACGCTTTTGACAAATTGTTTGTGTCATAGACGTCTTTATAAATTTGTTAAACCCTAAATCAACGAATATTTAAGTGATTTATCAATGctaaaacaatatataaaaaaaatagtggatacgcaataaaaattttataattatttttatataagaatGTTTTATTTTCATCATTAATAATAGATGGtcagatttaattttaatattttataaaaatattacttttatttaaagtgtgactaaatgaataaattatatttttatcacaGTTTTATGAGAAGATAGTTTTACTATCTTGATTGGAGTAGAAGCCAAAAAAATTAGCCCAAATTAAATCCTCTCATGTTTTTGTAGCCTACCAATAATATCAaagcaagaaataaaaaaaaagttgagcACCTAACTAGCTAGCTCTTGGAAAACCATGAAATTGCCTATTTTAACATCTTCAATTTTTAATTAAACTCTTACCTTCAAACTATTATATTTAACATCCACACTACTACACACATGAAATACCGACGGCTACATCAACAGCCACTACAGATTATGGATGGTCTAACCGTTGATAAAATAATGAAGACTTTGCTAAACttgaaatagtttttttttttttgaggtataAGATTACTGATGACATGGCCGTTTATATATAATCtttagaccatctccagtaggaaCTCATCTCAGTTCctgtttatggcccacctgtcataaaaagtaactccacatcagcttttgcgtcataaacagtaaataggaactcaaagcatctctttcttctccattaggaggaactaactttagtccctgttgtggtcccacttaattaattaattaaaatacttaaaattaatataattaatttttttaataatgtaatttaaatatttaaatttaaaaataattcactattaaaagaaattaatattaaataaatttatatataacaacaatacacaatatataattcgggattacacaaatttgtaaaattacttaatacaaaaaaaaacataattaaattctatagttgacgacaaacattgtgaaattgccatatgtgttcaatcaagtcctctttcaattgtGTATACTGATGCCTATTTCGAAGTATTATAATtacttatattaatttaattaattatattaattatgatttaaataattaatataaattattaatcaaataaagttataattaattattataattattaataaattaaatataatttaattatttgatataattttttaaataactaaattaaatacttaaatcacatttaatttataaataattataatatttaattatatacatAAGGTTAAATAAGTTAGTATCTAATAAGATTAATACCAACCTTTTATTCACAACATATTCTATAACATTATTAGTTGTTATATTATTacgatattatttaatttgttttaaattaagtGCCACATGTTAAAATTTTATTGCTTACCATGAAAACAAAGCAAGGCCCTGTTCAGAGGGACTTATTTGCTTTAAAATACGTGCGGGGACT
Encoded here:
- the LOC140179118 gene encoding F-box/kelch-repeat protein At1g30090-like, encoding MALYVSPRGQVYDPRTDNWKNMVVGLREGWTGSSVVVYGHLFVVSELERMKLKVYDTETDSWDAIDGPPLPEQICKPFAINACDCHIYVVGRNFHVAVGHISRLLPDENSDKKWSFSVRWHVIDAPESLSDLTPSSSHVLTGSAEFAASGFGEVLLIGNAEGD